CTCTTGAGCGGCGAACAGCTCCCGCGCATCTGCTAGACCGCCTCTCGTTCATTTTTTTCTTGACATGTGAGACGGAACCTCACTAGCGTGGCTTAACGCCGTGAAAGTAGGGGGGTTGCGCTGAAGATTCGATGAGGAAAGGCGGCGGAAGGAGAGGCGACGCTCATGCTTCGTATGCGCACGGGCCGAGGTGCGGCGGATCGTAAGCGCTGTCTTTCTCATCTCGTCGAGGACCCGTCTTCGCGAAGGCGGGTTTTTTCTTTGCGTGTCGAAGGTTCGGGTAACAGGCTAGGGGGGCGCCTATGAACACCGTTTGCGTTACCAATCAGAAGGGGGGGTGCGGAAAGACCACGACTGCCGTCAACCTCTCCTGGTCCTTGACGGAGCTCGGGAAGACCATCTTGCTCGTCGATCTCGATCCGCAGGGGCACGCGTCCCTGGCGCTCGGCTTCGACACCGACCTCCTCGATCGCACGGTTCGCGACTCCCTGATCCGCCCGCCCTTCGCCGTCTCCGAGCTCTTCCTTCCTTTCTCCGACAAGCTGGACGTGGTCCCCGCGAACATCTCCCTCGCCTCGCTGGAGCAGGAGCTCGCCGGGGAGCCGGAGAGGGAGCTTCGCCTCCGGCAGGCGCTCGCGGACCTCGGGCGTCCGTACGATTACGTGATCGTCGACTGTCCGCCGAGCCTCGGGTTTCTCACGATCAACGCGCTCGTGGCCGCCGACGAGGCGATCATCCCGGTCGAGACGTCGAGCTTCTCCGTGCACGGGCTCGAGAGGCTCCTCGAAACGATCGAGATGGTCGAGCGAAACACGGGGCGCCGGATCCTCGTGCGCGTCTTGGCGACCGACTTTCACGTCCAGACCCGCTACGCGCGCGAGTTCCTCGATGCGCTCTCGGAGCGTTTCGGCGAGCAGCTCTTCGAGACGGTGATCCACCATTCGGTCGTCGCCAAGGACGCGGCGTCGAGGGGCCTCCCGGTCGGACGGGCGCATCGCCATTCGAAGCTCGACAACGATTACGTGGCTCTCGCGACCGAGATCGTGGAGAGCGCGCCGGTGGTCGAGGTGGAGAACCTCCGGAAGTGGGAGGAGAAGCTCTTCGGTCCCTCCGTTCGCGGCGAAGAAGTGGTCTTCCGGCTGCACGCTCCGGGCGCGCGGAGAGTCCAGCTCGCGGGACGCTTCAACGATTGGGACCCGCAGCGGGGCGAGATGAAGCAAGATCCGATCAGCGGAATCTGGACGATCCGCCTCCGGGTTCCCAAAGGGTCCCATCAGTATCGCTACATCGTGGATGGGGAATGGATCGAGGACCCGGCGAACGAGGTTCACGAGTACGGCGAGACCGGATTTCGGAATTCCGTCGTTCTCGTCGGTGACCAATGATCCCCGCCCGGCGCTCCCCCGCCGGGGAGGAGGCGAAAGCCCGCCGCCTGAAGGACCTCTCCGAGGTTTATTTTTCCGC
This portion of the Candidatus Eisenbacteria bacterium genome encodes:
- a CDS encoding AAA family ATPase; translated protein: MNTVCVTNQKGGCGKTTTAVNLSWSLTELGKTILLVDLDPQGHASLALGFDTDLLDRTVRDSLIRPPFAVSELFLPFSDKLDVVPANISLASLEQELAGEPERELRLRQALADLGRPYDYVIVDCPPSLGFLTINALVAADEAIIPVETSSFSVHGLERLLETIEMVERNTGRRILVRVLATDFHVQTRYAREFLDALSERFGEQLFETVIHHSVVAKDAASRGLPVGRAHRHSKLDNDYVALATEIVESAPVVEVENLRKWEEKLFGPSVRGEEVVFRLHAPGARRVQLAGRFNDWDPQRGEMKQDPISGIWTIRLRVPKGSHQYRYIVDGEWIEDPANEVHEYGETGFRNSVVLVGDQ